AGCCCGCGGGGCCGGGCGTTGTCCGCTGCGGGCGCGCCTGCACGGGGCTTCCGTGCGGCTTTCCCCGCCTCCCGTCCGTTTCCGTTTCCCGGTCCGTGCCGGTACAGGCACGCGCCGTCGTTTCCCATGCTGCCGGAAATGCTCCGGCACCGCTGTTTCTGGACCTGCCGCCGGCAGGTTTTTTCGTATGAGGTGGCTATGCCGGAATTGCCGGAAGTGGAGACCGTGGTGCGCACCCTGCGGCCGCAGGTACTGGGGTGCCGCATCGAGAGGGTGGACGTCCTGCGCGAGCGCTCCCTGCATCCCCTGAGCCTTCCCGTGGAGCGGCTGGCCGGGACGCGCATCAGCGCTGTCCGCCGCCGGGGCAAGCTGGCCCTGCTGGATCTGGAGCCCCCGGCCGCGGCGGCCGCTGTGCCGGTGCCGTCGCTCCTGGCCGTGCATCTGCGCATGACAGGGCGTTTCATGGTCCATCCTGAAGGGGCTGCTCCCCTGAAGCACACGCGCGTCATCTTCCATCTGCAGCGGCCGGACCGCTGCCGGGCACAGCTTTTTTTCGATGACGTGCGCGCCTTTGGGCTGGTCTTTGCCGCCACACCGGCGCTGCTGGAGCGCTGGGACTTCTGGTGTTCGCTGGGGCCGGAACCGCTGGACATGGGGCCCGGAGAGCTGGGGCCCCGCCTGCGCGGCGGCCGGGCCATCAAGGCCGCGCTGCTGGATCAGACCGTACTGGCCGGTATCGGCAACATCTACGCGGACGAATCCCTGTTCCGGGCCGGCATCGATCCCCGGCGGCCTGCCGGAGAGCTTTCGGAGGCGGAAGCGGACCGTCTGCGCCGTGCCGTGCAGGAGGTGCTGCGGGAATCCATCGCCCAGTGCGGCAGCTCCATCCGGGACTATCGTGATGCCAACGGCAATGTGGGCGCTTTCCAGAATACGTTCTTTGTCTACGGTCGTGGCGGACAGGCCTGCCGTCGTTGCGGCAGCACGCTGGAAAAAAGCCGTATCGCCGGCCGGGCCACGGTATCCTGTCCGCGGTGCCAGCACTAGGGGAGGAGGGCTTCCCGGGGAAAGGCGGAGGCGCTCTCCCCGCCCAGGGGCCCGCGGCCTCCTTTGCCGCGGCGGGGCCCGCCGCCCGGACCGCTGCGAGCGTGGAAAGGTCCTTTTCACGTCCCCGGCTGCTTCCAGAGGCGCCGGCGCTTCACCTGGAAGGGCGTTCCGGGGCAGCCCGCAGGCCGCCCGGCGGAAGGATGCCCGGATCCGGGAGCACCACAGGACCGGTACATGCCAGGGGGGGCAGGTCATGAGCATGATGGACGACGGGGCGTTCCCTGCGGGGGGCGGCCCGTCATTCGTATCCGGCCTCCGGCAAAGCGCCGGGGAAGGGAGATCCACGGGAGAGGGCCCTGCGGGCAGCATCTGCAGCGCTGCGGGGCCGGTATGGTTCAGGGCCGCACCGGCCGGGCGGTATCCCAGGCCGGAGGGCCGCTCCTGTGGCCCGTCAGGGGCCAGGTCACGCGGACATGCCCATGACGGCCTGTTTGCAGCAGGGGTATCCGCTGTTCTTCCAGCCATTGCCTGAGGCGTTTCCCGGGATGGCCAAAGCGGTTGAAGGCGCCGCAGGAGGCCACCACCAGCCGCGGCCGCACCGCTGTCAGAAAGGCCGGCAGGAAGGAGCTGTCCGAACCGTGATGCGGCGCCAGCAGGACATCGGCCTGCACCTCCTGACCGCTGGCCAGCAGATGCCGCAGGGCGGCCACATCGGCATCGCCCGGAAAAAGGGCCAGGCCGTGGCCGTTCCGGACCAGACGCAGGATCAGGGAGGCGCTGTTGCCCTCCCAGGCACGGGCTCCCGGGACCGGCCGGGGCGGGTGCAGCACATGCAGGGCAAGCCCGTCGTCGGGATAGCCCAGCGGCAGGATGTCCCCGGCATGGAGGGAGACGTTTTTCCGTTTTTGCAGGGTGTCCTGCCAGGTGTCCCCCATCTGGCCGCTGCCCGGCTGGCCGTTGTGCAGCAGGCATGCCCCGGGGAAGGCCGCCAGCAGGGGCGGGATGCCGCCCGCGTGGTCGATGTCGGGATGGCTGTTGATGATGGTGTCCAGGGCGGGACGGGCATTGGCGGCCAGCAGGGGCAGAAGGACGTCGCGCCCCGGGTTCCAGCGCCGGGACGTACTGCCCGCGGCGTCCACAAGCAGGGTCTGGCCGTGCGGCAGGCGCAGCAGGACGGCCTGTGCCTGTCCCACGTCGGGCACGGAAAGCTCCAGCCTGGGCACCAGACTGTGGTGCAGGCGCAGGGCCGGGCCCGCACAGGCCAGCAGCAGGCCGCAGACGAGCAGGCGTTTCCCCGCCGGGGGCAGGGCGGGGCGCCCGGCCCGCAGGGCCAGCGCCAGGAAAAGGCAGGCCATGGCGGGCAGGGCCGTCCAGTGGGGACGCAGCACAGGGGGAACGCTGAGCCAGCCCTGCGCCTGAAGGAAGAGCAGGCCGTCCACCAGCCACTGGCAGGGCAGGGCGGCCGCATCCAGCACCAGGGCGGCCGCGGGGGCAAGGCCGCACAGGCTGAGCCCCAGCCCCAGGAAGGCCCCCGGCAGGACAAGGGCGCCCAGCACGGGCAGCCAGAAGACATTGAGCAGGAACCAGAGCCCGCTGTTGTTGAACAGCAGCAGGGAGAGGGGCAGCAGGGCCAGCTGGATGAAGAAGGAGACCAGCAGGATGCCGGCCAGCGAGCGGAGCAGACGCCGGCCGGGGGATGTCCGGGGGATGCGGCGCAGCAGCTGTCCCATGAGCGGCGTGGCACAGCAGATGACCGCCACGCACAGGGCGGAAAGCTGCAGGCCGGTATCGAAAACGGACAGGGGGGAGATGACGGTGATGCAGAGCAGCGTGCAGCACAGGACATCCAGCCCGCTGGCAGGGAGGCGTTCCCGGAGCGCCTGGGGCAGCGGCATGCAGCGCAAATGGGCCAGGGCCATGCCCGTGGCCAGCAGCAGGAGCATGCCGGCGGCCCGCAGCAGCGAGGGCGGGGCATTGCCCAGCCAGAGATAGACCAGGGCCGCCGGGCAGGCCGCCAGCGGGATGAGGACGCTGCGGGGCCGCCAGAGATAGAGGCCCGGATGCAGGCGGGCCGCCATCCAGACGACGAACATCCCCGCCAGACCGGCCACGAGCAGGTGCTGGCCGGAAAGGGCCAGGCTGTGGGAGAGGTTGCCGGCATTGAAGGCCTGTACGGTGGGCGTCTCCAGCAGGAAGCGTTCCCCGAAGAGCAGGGCCAGCAGGATGGCCTTGCCCTGGGGCACGGGGGCGGCGGATGGCATGGGGGCGCCAGCGGCGGATGGCCTCGAAGGGGCCGCGGCAGAGGCGGGGGGGGCCGGGGGCGGCAGCAGGTCGGTCCTGCCCGGCAGGAGCACGGCAAGGAACCGGCGCATGAGGGCCAGACGTTGCCGGGCAAGGGAGGAGGCCGGGCCGCCGACGGCGGGGTGGCCGTCCGTGCCCCGGCTCCAGATGCGCCAGCCCGTGCCGTGGCTGTGCCACCAGAACCCCCAGTCGGTCAGGCCGAAATTGCGCTGGCCGTCCACGGGCAGCAGTTTGCGCTGCAAACGCACTGTCTGCCCCGGCAGCGGA
This is a stretch of genomic DNA from Desulfovibrio piger. It encodes these proteins:
- the mutM gene encoding bifunctional DNA-formamidopyrimidine glycosylase/DNA-(apurinic or apyrimidinic site) lyase produces the protein MPELPEVETVVRTLRPQVLGCRIERVDVLRERSLHPLSLPVERLAGTRISAVRRRGKLALLDLEPPAAAAAVPVPSLLAVHLRMTGRFMVHPEGAAPLKHTRVIFHLQRPDRCRAQLFFDDVRAFGLVFAATPALLERWDFWCSLGPEPLDMGPGELGPRLRGGRAIKAALLDQTVLAGIGNIYADESLFRAGIDPRRPAGELSEAEADRLRRAVQEVLRESIAQCGSSIRDYRDANGNVGAFQNTFFVYGRGGQACRRCGSTLEKSRIAGRATVSCPRCQH
- a CDS encoding ComEC/Rec2 family competence protein, coding for MWRPPLAPGLLWQSWLSCWLLGLLAARWPGPALCAGLCVLVADSRLWRFSRLLLACAVALLGCATARALLPDLSPPPLLERLHQERIPTRHWPVLEARVDDVRTLPDQRLRISLTDLRLEGADGQAQAALPGDASWTWEQAAVFPLPGQTVRLQRKLLPVDGQRNFGLTDWGFWWHSHGTGWRIWSRGTDGHPAVGGPASSLARQRLALMRRFLAVLLPGRTDLLPPPAPPASAAAPSRPSAAGAPMPSAAPVPQGKAILLALLFGERFLLETPTVQAFNAGNLSHSLALSGQHLLVAGLAGMFVVWMAARLHPGLYLWRPRSVLIPLAACPAALVYLWLGNAPPSLLRAAGMLLLLATGMALAHLRCMPLPQALRERLPASGLDVLCCTLLCITVISPLSVFDTGLQLSALCVAVICCATPLMGQLLRRIPRTSPGRRLLRSLAGILLVSFFIQLALLPLSLLLFNNSGLWFLLNVFWLPVLGALVLPGAFLGLGLSLCGLAPAAALVLDAAALPCQWLVDGLLFLQAQGWLSVPPVLRPHWTALPAMACLFLALALRAGRPALPPAGKRLLVCGLLLACAGPALRLHHSLVPRLELSVPDVGQAQAVLLRLPHGQTLLVDAAGSTSRRWNPGRDVLLPLLAANARPALDTIINSHPDIDHAGGIPPLLAAFPGACLLHNGQPGSGQMGDTWQDTLQKRKNVSLHAGDILPLGYPDDGLALHVLHPPRPVPGARAWEGNSASLILRLVRNGHGLALFPGDADVAALRHLLASGQEVQADVLLAPHHGSDSSFLPAFLTAVRPRLVVASCGAFNRFGHPGKRLRQWLEEQRIPLLQTGRHGHVRVTWPLTGHRSGPPAWDTARPVRP